GAAATGCTGGTTTTCTTCATTTTGCTTGTAGTTGGGACGGGACTTGGGATAGCCGAATCGCTTAAGGTGAATATTCCCAACCCGTTAGACTGGATCACATTTGTCTATAAACCATTCAGCGACTTCATTTTGGGAACTGTGGAATGAAGCAGTAGCCAGCAGCGAGGCGGGGGAGCGAGAGGAATTGATAGACAACGGTCATATTAGCGCAAGGCAATTCATGATACTCGTGGCGCTCTTCGGGATTGGTGATGCGATTTTGTACGTACCATCCCTTACTGCTACCGCTGCCAAACAGGACGCCTGGATCTCCGCCTTCATGGGGTGGGGGGAAGGCTTTCTTTTAACCTACCTGTATGTTTCGCTGAGTATGCGGTATCCGAACAAGTCTATCTTTCAGTTCAGCGAGGAAATATTGGGAAAGTGGATGGGGAAAGCGGTGGCTGTTTTGTTCATCACCTACTTCTTCATCGACGCTTCGCTCATGCTGATGGAGATTGGCGATTTTGTCACGACGCAGATTATGCAGGAGACCCCCATTGAAATTATTCTTGTCCTTTTTTTGGTGATCATCGTTATGGGGGTCCGCAGTGGACCAGAAGCCTTTTCTCGAGTGGGTGAGCTGTTGTTTCCGTATTTTCTGTTGCTTTTTTTTGTCTTGATCGCATTTATCTCCCCCCAGATCAAAATAGAAAATCTGAAGCCTGTGGTTGCGCATGGAATCGCTCCGGTTATCGGGGGGAACTTCCGATACGTGGGTTATTTGCTGGAAACGGTCATTCTGATCGTGATGTTTCCCTTGGTACAAAGACCAGCGCGTGCTGCCAAAGCTTATATCTGGGGCATTCTTTTCGCGAATTTTTGCCTGACGATGATTACTTCTGTGGCAATCCTAGTTTTAGGCGCCGATATTACTGTGCTACTCGCCTACCCAAGCTACACACTTGCACAAAAAATCAGTATCGGTAATTTTTTGGAGCGAATAGAAGTGTTGATGGCCGTCATCTGGTTTATCACGCTTTTTGTCAAAATTACTATTTGCTATTATGCGACGAGCTGTGGAATCGCGTATACAATGGGGTTGCGAGATTACCGCCAATTGACACTGCCACTGGGGATGATCATGATTGTGGTGGCATTGGCGACGATGCCTAACCGCCCGTATTTTGATACTTTCGTTTCAGAAATTTGGATGCCTTATTCCTTGACGTACGGTTTGTTCTTGCCCGTTCTCTTGCTGAGTGTAGGGGCCTTAAGAAAAAAACCAGTCTGCTAGCACTGTGAGCTGCAGACTGGTTTTTTGTGATTACGCGCCGATTGTATTACTCAGCAGCCATGCTGCTTTCTTTCAAGATAACGTCATGTGCGCCGCCTTCTACCAAGCTGGTAGCAGAGATGACGGTGATTCGCGCTTTTTGCTGAAGCTCTGAGATGGAGAGCGACCCGCAATTGCACATGGTCGATTTGATTTTGCTCAAGGTACGGTCTATGTTCTCGCGCAGGCTTCCTGCGTATGGTACGTAGGAGTCTACGCCTTCTTCAAAGACGAGACTGCTTTTGCCGCCAGTGTCATAGCGTTGCCAGTTGCGAGCGCGGTTGGAGCCTTCTCCCCAGTATTCTTTCACGAAGTTGTTGCCGATCTTCACTTTTTTGGTCGGGCTTTCGTCGAAGCGAGCGAAGTAACGTCCCAGCATGACAAAGTCTGCACCCATAGCCAAAGCCAGTGTCACGTGGTAGTCGTGTACGATTCCGCCGTCGGAGCAGAGCGGAACGTAAATGCCTGTTTCCTTGAAGTACTCGTCGCGAGCTGCTGCCACTTCAATGAGGGAAGAGGCTTGACCGCGTCCGATTCCTTTTTGCTCACGGGTGATGCAGATGGAACCGCCGCCGATCCCTACTTTAATGAAATCTGCGCCCGATTCCACGAGATAGCGGAAGCCTTCCTTATCGACGACGTTACCTGCACCGATCGGAACATTGAAGTTTTCTTTTACAAATTGAACCGTCTCGCGCTGCCATTCGCTGAAGCCATCGGAGGAGTCGATGACCAGGATATCAACGCCTGCTTCCACCAACGCAGGAACGCGCTCCTTGTAGTCCTTTGTATTGATACCGGCACCAACGATATAGCTCTTGTTCGCGTCCAAAAGGGACAGCGGATTGTTTTTGCGGGAATCGTAGTCCTTGCGGAAAACGAGGAAGTCGAGATTTTGATTTTCATCTACGATTGGCAAGCAGTTGAGCTTGTGCTCCCAGATCAGGTCGTTGGCTTCGGAGAGCGTGATGCCGGATTTGCCATAGATCAGCTTCGAGAATGGTGTCATGATGTCGCTGACGAGTTTGTCCTGAGAGTCGCGACTGATGCGATAATCGCGACCGGTTACGATTCCGAGCAGCTTGCCTTTTGCCGTACCATCTTCCGTAATGGCAACGGTGGAGTGGCCTGTCGCCTCTTTCAATTCCAAAATGTCTTTCAGCGTATGGCTTGGCGTCAGATTGGAACGGCTCACGACGAAACCAGCCTTGTAGCCTTTTGCTTTGCGAACCATGGTTGCTTGGCTCTCGATGGACTGGGAGCCAAAAATAAACGAAATACCGCCACATCTAGCCAATGCGACCGCCATATGATGGTCGGAAACTGCTTGCATGACTGCTGATGAGAACGGTATGTTTAGTGAGATGGCAGGCTTTTCACCTTTTTTATACTTGGTAATCGGAGTGGATAAGTCCACATTGTTCGGTGTGCATTCTTTTGTGGTGAGATTTGGCAACAGCAAAAACTCATTAAACGTCCGAGATGGTTCTGTGTAATAAAAAGCCACGATTCTCTCCTCCTAGGTGAAATTGATTTTTGAACTGCTTCTTTAATAGAGAAATTTTTACCATGTTAACCGTGAAGTACGACAACGTCAATAGGGAATCGTTAGAAGGAGTGATTTCTTTCCTGAAATTGCGAACAGGTCATGAACACGTGTGTATGAGAAGCTCGGATTTGTCACGGTATCTTTCTCCTTTAGAATAGAAACAGAGAGGACAAGTGTCCCCTCTATCAACTTAATCGGCCTTTGAATTCAATGGGTACGATCATCGTAAAGCAAGGTCCATCTGCATCGTTGCGGGCATCGATCGTCCCTTTATGTGCTTCCAAGACAGCACGGGCAATCGCGAGTCCGAGCCCATGCTTGCCGGACTTTCCTTTGCGGAAACGCTGGAACAAATGCGGCAGTAGCGCTTCCTCAATGGGGGGACCATCATTGGAAATCGTGACGACGACGCTTTTGCCCGCTTGTCTCCCTGAGATCGTAAGTCGGCTGTTGGCGTAGCGCAGTTGATTCTCCATGATATTGACGAATGCAGTGCTCAATTGCTCGCCGTCTCCCTCCACGATCAAGTCGTCTGCCAGATTTAACTCCCACTCGATTTGCGGATTGAGCACGGAGAGCCGCTGTTTTAACAGGTGCATCATCTCTGACAGGTCGACACGGTCGACTTGCATCATTTGAGAGACAGACTCGATCTTCGTGATATACAAGAGCTGACCGACGACCTTTTCGAGGCGCTTGCTCTCCTCCATGATGATGGAAAGCCCTTTTTCAGCCTGGGGACCCTGGAAGACGCCTTCTATGAGTCCTTGCGTGTATCCTTGAATCGCCATGATCGGTGTTTTGAGCTCATGGGAAATATTTTGGACAAAATGCTGCTGCGACTCGTCGTATTCCTTCAGTTGGTTTTTCATCATATCGAATGAGCGGGCGAGCTGCCCGATCTCATCCCCGCGATCCATCGCTAGCGGGATATCGAACTGACGACGAGCGATCTTTTTGCACAGCTCTTCAAGGGTGCGGAGCGGTCTGCTCAAATACCCGCTAAACCACACGGCCAAAAGCCAGCTTACGAGCAGCAGCAGACCAAAAACGAGTAAAAACTGACGAGTCAAAATCGAATTGATCTGGTTGAGCTCCTGTTCCTTGGAGAACAACACCATGTAGTAAGGGAAGCCGTGGTAGTCCATTTTTTTGCTGACGAACAAATAGCTCTCGTCTCCACGGTCCAGTGAACCATGCTGCAGCTTTTGACTTGGGTATGTGGCTGCTTTTAGGAACAGCTCCTTGGAATCCTCATACGGTATGCGGCCGTTGCTATTGCTTCGGCTGCCCAGCTCTTGACCGTTCTCGGCATAGACAATCATATCAAAGGAGTACTCATAGCGTTGGAGCAAGAGCTGTAAAAAGTATGGGGCAGCAGCCGGAACAGGCAGGAGCTCATTATGCTCATTGAAGGAGATATGCTGAGATAATGTGTAAAACTCTTCTTCCAAGAGCGAGTAAGTGTTGGATACCAGATACTGTTTGACAGCCAGTGGATACCCGATGCCAAGGCCAACCCCGAGGACGCTTGTCAGGATCATGAACAAAATGAGGATTTGCCTGGAAATCGGCAGGTTTTTCAGCCGGAATTTGCTCATATACGCGTCATTCGGTAGCCGAAGCCATAGACCGTCTCCAATGGAAACTTGGGCATTTTTTTGCGGATGCGCTTCACCAAGTCATCGACAGCTCTATCTGAGCCGATGTAGTCTTCCCCCCAGATGGAGGTTAGAATCTGCTCACGATTCAAGGCCAGACCTTGATTGTGCAAAAGGTAGACAATGAGTTCGAATTCTTTGGTGGTTAAATCAATAAGCTCGTCGCCTTCTTTTACTTGTCTGCCTTTTTCTGAGATGATATAAGGATCGATCGTTACCCAATCTTGGAAAGTCTGGGTAGAGGAAGCAGCGGCACCAGGCTTCTCATAGGTGCGCTGGAGCAGCTTCTTCGCACGGATGACCAGTTCCCGAGGGAGAAATGGCTTCGCCAAGTAGTCGTCGCTGCCTAGTTCCAGTCCGATGATTTTATCGACATCCTGATCACGAGCGGAGATGAAGATGATGGGGACATTCGACTTTTCGCGGATAAGACGCAAAAGCTCATAGCCGTCGATGTCGGGCATCATGATGTCCAAAATCCACAAATGTGGTTGTGTTTCTTCATCAAGTAACGGCAAGACGTCCTTGCCGCTAGAAAACGCTTTCACTTGCAATCCGGCATTTTGCAAATACGATTGTAGCAAGTCCAACAGGTTCGTTTCATCGTCCACCAGATAGACGAGGTAGGGGGTATTCATAGATTTCGGCCTCGCTTTGCATCTGTTTTATATCCGTATTGTAGCATAGCCCAAAACCAGATGTGTGGCACGGACGTATGAGAATCGTGGAAAACGTGTGGAAGCAGGATTCCCCTCTATCCTTCTGGAAAAAGAAACAGGGAAAAAAAGACAACGAGAGATGGAAAGGAGCGATTCATTATGAAACGAACAGTCAAATCGTCTCTCATGGTACTAGCCTTCATGCTCTTAACGACGGCTTGCGGTCAAAAGCCAGTGGACACCCAACCTAGTCCGCAGGTACCTGATCCGCTTGTGCAAACGCCACCGGAAACGAATCAGCCCATCGAATATGCGTATAAGGCACCGATGACAGGAATTGGAAGTCAAGAAAACCTGGGGAGCAAACGCCCGATCATGGTGATGATCAACAACGCTCCGCCAGCACGGCCACAAACAGGCATCAACAAAGCGGACATGATTTATGAGGTATTGTCAGAAGGGGAAATGACCCGTTTTCTTGCGATATTCCAAAGCCAAAAGCCGGAAGTAATTGGACCTGTCCGCAGTATCCGCCCTTATTTTATCCAGATCGGGACTGGTTTTGATGCAGTCCTCGTCCACGCGGGAGGCAGTCCAGATGCGCTGGAAACCTTGGCGCGAAAAGACCTCAGTCATCTGGATGAAATCCCGAACGGTAAATACTTTTGGCGCGAAAAATTCCGCAAAATGCCACATAACCTGTACACCAAGCCAGAGCTTTTGGAAAAAGCGATGCAGGATAAAGGGATGCGTCAAACGGCAGAGGTGCCTCGCTTCACGTTCCTGCCGGAGGATACCGAGATCAAGGAAGGCGAGCCTGCTACACAGGTAGATTTGACGTTCCACTCATTGAATAAAGCGGCTTTTACATATGATGCTGAGCAAAAGAAATACATGCGCTTTACGGCCGGCAAGCCACATTTGGACTTGAGCGACAAGAAACAGTTGTCCACGACCAATCTATTGGTCATCTCTGCCAAACACCGCGTGCTGGATAAAGAAGGGCGTCTATCGGTCGATGTAATCGGTCCGGGGGACGGTTATTTGTTCCAGCAAGGAAAAGCGCGCAAGATCAAATGGAAGCGCAGCAATGGTGTCATCCGTGCCTATGAGGACGCGGCTTTGACGCAAGAAGCACCACTTTTACCTGGAAATACCTGGATTTCTATATTGCCGAACTCACCGGGTCTGTCGAAGTCCCTCAAGTTCCAGTAAGGATTAGGGGTTGCGGATGAAGGCGGTTTCTTCTAAGATAATTGGTGAAGCTTTAGTGCTTAAAAATTGTACAGTGAGAAATCGCTCGATAGACGGATATATAACAGAGGTGACAGACATGCAATTGGAAAAATTAAAAGGAAAAGGGCTCGAACAGTTGTTTGAAGCTGTTCTTTCCCTGGAAACGATGGAAGAGTGCTATCAATTTTTTGACGATCTGTGCACAGTGAACGAAATGCAGTCACTCGCACAGCGCCTGGAAGTGGCGAGAATGCTCCGCAAAGGCTTTACTTACAATCAGATTGAAGCAGAGACCGGGGCAAGTACGGCGACGATTTCCCGCGTCAAACGCTGTTTGAACTATGGAAATGACGGATACCAGATGGCACTTGAGCGGATTGGAAAATAGCTAGGAGGCAGGCAACGTTGATTGACTATCGTGGCTGGCGCCATACATTTAAACTAGACCCGGATAAAACAATCGATGACGAGGCCTTGGAGGCGATTTGCGAGTCCGGAACAGATGCGATCATTGTGGGCGGCACGTACGGTGTGACCTATGACAATACACTCGAATTGATGTCGCGACTGCGTCGTTACGCAGTACCGGCTGTCCTGGAGATTTCCTCGCTGGATGCAGTTGTGCCGGGATTTGATTCGTACTTAATCCCGCTCGTCTTGAACGCTGGCGATCCAGACTGGATTTTTGCTCCGCATGTATCGGGGCTTCAAGCGTTTGGTGCTTATATTCATTGGGATGAGATCATTACAGAAGGATATATCATCGCCAATCCAGAAGCGGGCGTAGCACAGCTGACAAAAGCACGGCCGATTGCGGATGCCACGCAGGCCAAAGCGTACGCGCAGGTAGCGACGAACATTTGTCGTTTGCCGATTGTCTACATGGAGTACAGCGGTACATACGGCGATCCGACAATCGTAAAGGCTGCCAAGACAGGCGCGGGCGAAGCCCACCTCTTTTATGGCGGCGGGATTCGTAACCCGGAGCAAGCGGCAGAAATGGCTGCGATTGCTGATACGGTTGTTGTAGGGAATGTCATTTATGATGATCTCGATGCTGCGCTCGCTACTGTGAAGGCTGTAAAAGGAACCCAATACTAAAAAAAGACCACCACTCCCATGAGCTGTTACAGTCTCGTTGGGAGTGGTGGTTTTATTTTTGCGCTAGTTCTTCAGTGGAAGTGCTACGCTCCAATCCATATCTTTTGCTTTGTTCACTTGTTCCTCGATCGTAAGCGTCAGCTCTTTCGGGATAACGTCCATCTCATCTACGAGTGTACCTTTCATGATAAAATTTCCTTTTTCATCTTTTGTTGTGGAGCCCATGAAATTAAAATCGTATTCTTTTCCCTTGTCATCAGCACCCTGCCAGGAGTCTAAAAAGATCACACCCGGTGCCAAAGTTGCCTCTAGCTGTAATGTATTACGCAGCCTTTTGATTTTTTCAGAAGTGATTGGGTTTGTTTTCGTTATCTCTTCTGAAGCAAAGTTTGAGAAGGTTAGTGTGCTTCCTTCATGCTTTATCGTTACAGGAGTGGTTTTTAGTGTCTCAATGGACAGCTTTTGCTTAAAATTCGAAGGAACCTGATCGTAATTATCACCGACTCTAAAGGTTAGATTTTTATCCGTTGGCAAGGAATGAAAGCTGATGAAGTGAATATTTTTGTCATCGGTTGCACGAACGAAATATTCTCTGCTTACATTTTTGAAAAATGGATTCGGATCTTCCCCAAATTCACTCACTAGGTCCAGAGTGCTCCAAGCTGCGAGTACAGCCCCCTTGTCGTCCACTACTTCATAAGTTAAGGATGGGGAACTACCGCTTCCTTCCGTATTCTCGATAACGAATTCAGTTTGGCCAGGTGTCACCATCACTTGCTTTAGATTAATCACTTCGCCATTGGGAGCGGTAAAATGCTCGTTAATGGGAACAATTCTCGTTTCCTTTTTGGCTTTGGAAATATCAACAGGGATGGTTACGCTCCAATTTCCGTCAACTTTGTCCAGCTTCTTGATGCGAAGCTCGATGTTTAGTTTGTCAGGAATCTTGCTGACATCTGTAAAATATCGGCTAATCGGTCGGCTGACCATCAAGTACTCCTCTTTTTCGCCGATGCTTTCCTTCTTGTTATATTTAAGATGGTACTTATCAATTGTTTCAAGAACGTTTCCGTCCTCGTCTGTGATTTTTATTTCATAGGTTTCGTTCAGTTTATCTTCATCCCCCACTGGAAAATTCCGGAACAACTTTTCAAGCTGCTTGCCATTCTTATCCTTGAAGCCGAAAATAATCCGGACATCCCTCGTATCTGCCATAACTTCTTTTACTTCCAGCGTCATTCCGTTGTCGACGGCTTTCAAATCAAGCTTCTTGTTATATCCTCTTTCAAGTCCACGCTGGATGAGGGCGTCCTCGGGCGCTTCTGCTGCAAACAAGCTACTCTCTGTCTGCTGCGGATCTGATTTTATGGTAGAGGCATACAAGTTATTTACATAAGTCGCAAAGGATGGTGAAGTCAGTGTTCCAAAATAGACTACTGCTGCCATTCCTGCTACGGCGATGGTTGCTTTTTTCACGATATCCAGGCTCCTTTTTTTCCAATCGATTTTCTTCTGTATCTTTTGTCTTTCTGATCGTTTCAGGACGTGAATGGGGTAAGGGGGGAGATTCGCCATAATGTCATGGATGACAGCATCGGATGGCTCATCTGTCGCTAGTGATTCTTCCAGGTCTTCCAGCTCGTCCAGCTCCTGCTTCAACTTCATCTGGCAATGACGGCACTCTTCCAAATGGGCTGCTATGACCTCGGCTTCCTCTGGCTCAAGAAGGTCGTATAGATACAAAGCAATTTGTCCTTTATCTAAACATTTCATAGATGAAAGTCCCCCCCTTGCCCTGCATGTCCGATAGCTTCCCTTAGCTTGTCTTTTCCACGAGACAGGCGCGTCCGCACAGTACTCGATGGAATCGACAGTCGATGGCTGATTTCCTCACAACTCAATGATTCGAAGTAGCGCATTTCGAGGACGATCCGATACTTTTCTTCGACGGACATCATCCTTTGACGCAACAAGCGCTGCCCCTCCTTATTCAAAAAGGCAACCTCCGGCGTGTGGCTATCCACTGGCTCTATTTCTTCATTCGAGCTGAGCGTAAGCTTGCGTTTACGTTTACGCAGCTCGTCCAGACAATGGTTGGCAGCAATCCGGTACAACCATGCAGAAAAATCGTAGTTTGCCTTATATTCTGGTAAATGGTAGTACGTCTTAATGAAAATTTCCTGCACGATATCCTGTGCATCCGGTGTATGTCCCAACATCTTGCGAAGAATGGAACTTACTTTTCCGTGGTATCTGGCAATGATCTCGGAGTAGGCGTCTTTGTTCCCTTGCAAGACCCGCCCGATGATCACTCGATCTTCCTCCATTTGTGCTCCCCCTAGGCAAAAAAGGCTCGCTGCGCAGCTTTTCCTTTTTTGATCAAACAAAAGTGATCTTGGTGAAATTTTCTCGTTACATCCTAGTACTACGAATCCTAAAAGGAAAGCGTCCCAAAATAAGAGGTATTTTCCAAAGAGGATCAAAAGTTTTTTCCTAAAAGAAGGAGTTCTGAGATTTTTAATAGAAAATGGAAGGAAAATACTATTGCATACGAAATAAATAGTCGAATATTACCAAAATATATAAAACTTTGCTAATATTTGTAGATTTCTGTAAATTTATGAAATATAATCAACTTGTCTTTATCTTTGAATCAAAGAGAGGAGGAACTATCCATGAAAATCCAAGCGAAAAAAGTTGAAAGCGTTCGCACTACTGCAGTAGCAGCTTAATTCTCTTAAGGAGAGGGGGGAATAGCACAAGAGCTATTCCCTTTTTTCATCTAAATTGAGCCGGGTTAGCGAACCTACTATTGGGAGGTGTTTTTATGGAACGTCGTCCTCTATTTAAACCAGTGCATCCCGTCTATGAAGTGACAGAGCAGATGCTCCGCTTGGGAGAGGCTCCTGGCTATACATTCGAATTGGAAGACGAGAATGGGTCCATCCGCAAGATGATCAAACTGATGGATGGCACTCGTACTATCGGTGAAATACATACATTATTGGTTGTCGATTACCCCGAAATTACGTATGAAGAAATAGTGGAAGCAGTGGAATCATTGAGTGGTTTGGGTTTCCTAATGGATCAGGCGAAGGAAGAGGCTTCCGTTTTGACTTCGGAACAAAAGGAAAGGTATAAAGCGA
The window above is part of the Brevibacillus brevis NBRC 100599 genome. Proteins encoded here:
- a CDS encoding GerAB/ArcD/ProY family transporter yields the protein MIDNGHISARQFMILVALFGIGDAILYVPSLTATAAKQDAWISAFMGWGEGFLLTYLYVSLSMRYPNKSIFQFSEEILGKWMGKAVAVLFITYFFIDASLMLMEIGDFVTTQIMQETPIEIILVLFLVIIVMGVRSGPEAFSRVGELLFPYFLLLFFVLIAFISPQIKIENLKPVVAHGIAPVIGGNFRYVGYLLETVILIVMFPLVQRPARAAKAYIWGILFANFCLTMITSVAILVLGADITVLLAYPSYTLAQKISIGNFLERIEVLMAVIWFITLFVKITICYYATSCGIAYTMGLRDYRQLTLPLGMIMIVVALATMPNRPYFDTFVSEIWMPYSLTYGLFLPVLLLSVGALRKKPVC
- a CDS encoding IMP dehydrogenase, yielding MAFYYTEPSRTFNEFLLLPNLTTKECTPNNVDLSTPITKYKKGEKPAISLNIPFSSAVMQAVSDHHMAVALARCGGISFIFGSQSIESQATMVRKAKGYKAGFVVSRSNLTPSHTLKDILELKEATGHSTVAITEDGTAKGKLLGIVTGRDYRISRDSQDKLVSDIMTPFSKLIYGKSGITLSEANDLIWEHKLNCLPIVDENQNLDFLVFRKDYDSRKNNPLSLLDANKSYIVGAGINTKDYKERVPALVEAGVDILVIDSSDGFSEWQRETVQFVKENFNVPIGAGNVVDKEGFRYLVESGADFIKVGIGGGSICITREQKGIGRGQASSLIEVAAARDEYFKETGIYVPLCSDGGIVHDYHVTLALAMGADFVMLGRYFARFDESPTKKVKIGNNFVKEYWGEGSNRARNWQRYDTGGKSSLVFEEGVDSYVPYAGSLRENIDRTLSKIKSTMCNCGSLSISELQQKARITVISATSLVEGGAHDVILKESSMAAE
- a CDS encoding HAMP domain-containing sensor histidine kinase, translating into MSKFRLKNLPISRQILILFMILTSVLGVGLGIGYPLAVKQYLVSNTYSLLEEEFYTLSQHISFNEHNELLPVPAAAPYFLQLLLQRYEYSFDMIVYAENGQELGSRSNSNGRIPYEDSKELFLKAATYPSQKLQHGSLDRGDESYLFVSKKMDYHGFPYYMVLFSKEQELNQINSILTRQFLLVFGLLLLVSWLLAVWFSGYLSRPLRTLEELCKKIARRQFDIPLAMDRGDEIGQLARSFDMMKNQLKEYDESQQHFVQNISHELKTPIMAIQGYTQGLIEGVFQGPQAEKGLSIIMEESKRLEKVVGQLLYITKIESVSQMMQVDRVDLSEMMHLLKQRLSVLNPQIEWELNLADDLIVEGDGEQLSTAFVNIMENQLRYANSRLTISGRQAGKSVVVTISNDGPPIEEALLPHLFQRFRKGKSGKHGLGLAIARAVLEAHKGTIDARNDADGPCFTMIVPIEFKGRLS
- a CDS encoding response regulator transcription factor — translated: MNTPYLVYLVDDETNLLDLLQSYLQNAGLQVKAFSSGKDVLPLLDEETQPHLWILDIMMPDIDGYELLRLIREKSNVPIIFISARDQDVDKIIGLELGSDDYLAKPFLPRELVIRAKKLLQRTYEKPGAAASSTQTFQDWVTIDPYIISEKGRQVKEGDELIDLTTKEFELIVYLLHNQGLALNREQILTSIWGEDYIGSDRAVDDLVKRIRKKMPKFPLETVYGFGYRMTRI
- a CDS encoding DUF3048 domain-containing protein; amino-acid sequence: MKRTVKSSLMVLAFMLLTTACGQKPVDTQPSPQVPDPLVQTPPETNQPIEYAYKAPMTGIGSQENLGSKRPIMVMINNAPPARPQTGINKADMIYEVLSEGEMTRFLAIFQSQKPEVIGPVRSIRPYFIQIGTGFDAVLVHAGGSPDALETLARKDLSHLDEIPNGKYFWREKFRKMPHNLYTKPELLEKAMQDKGMRQTAEVPRFTFLPEDTEIKEGEPATQVDLTFHSLNKAAFTYDAEQKKYMRFTAGKPHLDLSDKKQLSTTNLLVISAKHRVLDKEGRLSVDVIGPGDGYLFQQGKARKIKWKRSNGVIRAYEDAALTQEAPLLPGNTWISILPNSPGLSKSLKFQ
- a CDS encoding YerC/YecD family TrpR-related protein, coding for MQLEKLKGKGLEQLFEAVLSLETMEECYQFFDDLCTVNEMQSLAQRLEVARMLRKGFTYNQIEAETGASTATISRVKRCLNYGNDGYQMALERIGK
- a CDS encoding heptaprenylglyceryl phosphate synthase, with amino-acid sequence MIDYRGWRHTFKLDPDKTIDDEALEAICESGTDAIIVGGTYGVTYDNTLELMSRLRRYAVPAVLEISSLDAVVPGFDSYLIPLVLNAGDPDWIFAPHVSGLQAFGAYIHWDEIITEGYIIANPEAGVAQLTKARPIADATQAKAYAQVATNICRLPIVYMEYSGTYGDPTIVKAAKTGAGEAHLFYGGGIRNPEQAAEMAAIADTVVVGNVIYDDLDAALATVKAVKGTQY
- a CDS encoding DUF4179 domain-containing protein; protein product: MKCLDKGQIALYLYDLLEPEEAEVIAAHLEECRHCQMKLKQELDELEDLEESLATDEPSDAVIHDIMANLPPYPIHVLKRSERQKIQKKIDWKKRSLDIVKKATIAVAGMAAVVYFGTLTSPSFATYVNNLYASTIKSDPQQTESSLFAAEAPEDALIQRGLERGYNKKLDLKAVDNGMTLEVKEVMADTRDVRIIFGFKDKNGKQLEKLFRNFPVGDEDKLNETYEIKITDEDGNVLETIDKYHLKYNKKESIGEKEEYLMVSRPISRYFTDVSKIPDKLNIELRIKKLDKVDGNWSVTIPVDISKAKKETRIVPINEHFTAPNGEVINLKQVMVTPGQTEFVIENTEGSGSSPSLTYEVVDDKGAVLAAWSTLDLVSEFGEDPNPFFKNVSREYFVRATDDKNIHFISFHSLPTDKNLTFRVGDNYDQVPSNFKQKLSIETLKTTPVTIKHEGSTLTFSNFASEEITKTNPITSEKIKRLRNTLQLEATLAPGVIFLDSWQGADDKGKEYDFNFMGSTTKDEKGNFIMKGTLVDEMDVIPKELTLTIEEQVNKAKDMDWSVALPLKN
- a CDS encoding RNA polymerase sigma factor yields the protein MEEDRVIIGRVLQGNKDAYSEIIARYHGKVSSILRKMLGHTPDAQDIVQEIFIKTYYHLPEYKANYDFSAWLYRIAANHCLDELRKRKRKLTLSSNEEIEPVDSHTPEVAFLNKEGQRLLRQRMMSVEEKYRIVLEMRYFESLSCEEISHRLSIPSSTVRTRLSRGKDKLREAIGHAGQGGDFHL